From the genome of Brienomyrus brachyistius isolate T26 chromosome 8, BBRACH_0.4, whole genome shotgun sequence, one region includes:
- the tarbp2 gene encoding RISC-loading complex subunit tarbp2, translating into MNDEKTLGSCKRNSGCSSIEQMLAVNPGKTPISLLQEYGTRIGKTPVYDLLKAEGQAHQPNFTFRVSVGEISCTGQGPSKKAAKHKAAEAALKMLKGGMDGIGAELCSPEASGVCIGAGDDDDVIGVKAPMDGVHSQPDLKMSSSTPQAECNPVGALQELVVQKGWRLPEYTVTQESGPAHRKEFTMTCRVERFVEIGSGTSKKLAKRNAAAKMLSRIHDVPMELRSNQEAEAEDDTFSMHMSGRLDGGKGKNFGCTWDSLRNSAGEKILQLRSQPLGEPDSNFCALLQDLSEEQRFDVSYLDLEERSLSGMSQCLVELSTQPVTVCHGFAPSLDAARASAARNALQYLKIMAGTK; encoded by the exons ATGAACGACGAGAAAACATTGGGCAGCTGCAAGAGAAACTCTGGGTGCTCCAG TATTGAGCAAATGCTGGCTGTGAACCCTGGGAAGACGCCCATCAGTTTGCTGCAGGAGTATGGAACGCGGATAGGCAAGACCCCCGTGTATGACCTGCTGAAGGCGGAGGGTCAGGCCCACCAGCCCAACTTCACTTTCCGCGTGTCTGTGGGCGAGATCAGCTGCACCGGCCAGGGGCCCAGCAAGAAGGCTGCTAAGCACAAGGCCGCGGAGGCTGCCCTCAAGATGCTtaaaggagggatggatggGATCGGTGCAGAGCTTTGCAGTCCTGAAGCGAGCGGCGTTTGCATTGGGGCAGGAGACGACGATGATGTAATTGGGGTGAAGGCACCCATGGATGGAGTACA CTCTCAGCCAGACTTGAAAATGTCCAGCTCCACACCGCAGGCAGAATGCAATCCAGTAGGTGCCCTACAG GAGCTGGTGGTGCAGAAGGGTTGGCGATTGCCGGAGTACACCGTGACCCAGGAGTCAGGCCCGGCTCACCGTAAGGAGTTCACCATGACGTGCCGAGTGGAGAGATTCGTTGAGATCG GAAGCGGCACATCCAAGAAGCTGGCCAAGCGCAATGCGGCAGCGAAGATGCTCTCCCGCATCCACGACGTGCCCATGGAGCTGCGGAGCAACCAAGAGGCCGAGGCTGAGGATGACACATTCAGTATG CACATGAGCGGCCGACTCGATGGAGGCAAAGGCAAAAATTTTGGCTGCACATGGGACTCGCTGAGGAACTCGGCGGGGGAGAAGATCCTGCAGCTGCGCAGCCAGCCTCTGGGGGAACCCGACTCTAACTTCTGCGCCCTGCTGCAGGACCTGTCCGAAGAGCAGCGCTTCGACGTCAGCTACCTGGACCTGG AAGAACGCAGTCTGAGCGGCATGTCCCAGTGCCTGGTGGAGCTGTCTACCCAACCCGTCACAGTGTGCCATGGATTCGCGCCCAGCCTGGATGCCGCCCGTGCCAGTGCCGCCCGCAATGCGCTGCAGTACCTCAAGATCATGGCTGGCACCAAGTGA